One genomic segment of Spiroplasma endosymbiont of Poecilobothrus nobilitatus includes these proteins:
- a CDS encoding DDE-type integrase/transposase/recombinase: MVLIIGAYPFYLTIIRDIHNGEIIDWNISSNFSNGFVFQSLKNAWVKRNKPKNVIIHIDHGIQYIKQEWNILTGQLDMWMSMSRKGNPADNGCCETLFKSYKYECLNLIIKSNRTKEVLMKVTHNYVNFYNNYRTLQN, encoded by the coding sequence ATGGTCCTAATAATTGGAGCCTATCCATTTTATTTAACAATAATACGTGATATTCATAATGGTGAAATTATTGATTGAAATATTTCATCTAATTTTAGTAATGGTTTTGTTTTTCAAAGTCTTAAAAACGCTTGGGTTAAAAGAAATAAACCTAAAAATGTAATAATCCATATTGATCATGGTATTCAGTACATTAAACAAGAATGAAATATTTTAACTGGTCAATTAGATATGTGAATGTCAATGTCTCGGAAAGGCAATCCTGCTGATAATGGTTGTTGTGAAACGTTATTTAAATCTTATAAATATGAATGTTTAAATTTAATTATTAAAAGCAACAGAACAAAAGAAGTTTTAATGAAAGTTACACATAATTATGTAAATTTTTATAATAATTACCGTACTTTACAAAATTAA
- a CDS encoding IS3 family transposase (programmed frameshift), with amino-acid sequence MGNKTSYSEEFKKQIVMLYKNGKSVINLGQEYNLPKPTIYSWVKNYNNSGSFKEKDNRTLEENEIITLRKELKDLKMENDIFKASRTDNGQKITIINNNKTKYSVRKICKILGLSKSTYYYKTNKCINKQVNNYEQEIISAFNKSRKIYGARKIKVILNRKDIILSRRKIRFFMIKNNLVSKYTKLKYHNHKTTVNNDQINNILNRQFNNKKPNEVIVSDLTYVQVGAKWHYICLLIDLFNREIIGYSAGPNKTAELVQQAFHKITRPLNQITLFHTDRGNEFKNKIIDEILITFNIKRSLSNKGCPYDNAVAETTYKTFKTEFIKGKKFKNLTQLKYELFDFVHWYNNIRIHGSLNYLSPVTFRKQMSI; translated from the exons ATGGGAAATAAAACTTCATACTCTGAAGAATTTAAAAAACAAATTGTCATGCTATATAAAAATGGTAAAAGTGTTATTAATCTAGGACAAGAATATAATTTACCAAAACCAACTATTTATAGTTGAGTTAAAAATTATAATAATTCTGGTTCATTTAAAGAAAAAGACAATCGCACACTAGAAGAAAATGAAATAATAACTTTACGAAAAGAACTTAAAGACTTGAAAATGGAAAATGACATTT TTAAAGCAAGCCGCACTGATAATGGCCAAAAAATAACAATAATTAATAACAACAAAACAAAATATTCAGTAAGAAAAATATGTAAGATTTTGGGTTTATCAAAATCAACGTATTATTATAAAACTAATAAATGTATTAACAAGCAAGTTAATAATTATGAACAAGAAATTATCAGTGCCTTTAATAAAAGTCGCAAAATTTATGGGGCTCGCAAAATTAAAGTTATTTTAAACAGAAAAGATATCATCTTATCGCGGAGAAAAATCAGATTCTTTATGATCAAAAATAATTTGGTTTCTAAATACACCAAATTAAAATATCATAATCATAAAACAACAGTCAATAATGACCAAATTAATAATATTTTAAATCGTCAATTTAACAACAAAAAACCTAATGAAGTTATTGTTAGTGATTTAACATATGTTCAAGTTGGCGCTAAATGACATTATATTTGTTTATTAATTGACTTGTTTAATCGTGAAATAATTGGTTATAGTGCTGGGCCGAATAAAACAGCCGAACTGGTCCAACAAGCTTTTCATAAAATAACACGACCATTAAATCAAATAACTCTATTTCATACTGATCGTGGTAATGAGTTTAAAAATAAAATCATTGATGAAATTTTAATAACTTTTAATATTAAAAGATCATTAAGCAATAAAGGCTGCCCTTATGATAATGCTGTGGCTGAAACAACTTACAAAACTTTTAAAACTGAATTTATTAAGGGTAAAAAATTTAAAAATTTAACACAATTAAAATACGAACTTTTTGATTTTGTGCATTGATATAACAATATTCGAATTCATGGCAGTTTAAATTATTTATCTCCAGTTACTTTTAGAAAACAAATGTCTATATAA
- a CDS encoding ABC transporter permease — MTGFKLLFKNNFKNTVKNKIQFFGLVVLVFLTSFIFTIIEVSKQRVENNYNTFISEQLSNQHDFAVSFTNTTYVKNSNGEPDQFEKITDSGVRQNAILEFINEQLKNRDEHFIYNRVEARTFSLGNNKVIKAVTLSPYQEIDKFIVANGMPLTFYMKYLLSINQETMHWIYFTPEFARKNNIKINDIIRLQPDRYGTTIKVADSELKGVDLTPYEKEDINKWLPKSPYSNENWFRVVGSGQSADYVTPIIDAVHPFPNMKNEGIAYLDPRLFGLVEDTVEDTAGNKYPVTKLDLTKQILIPESQLEREIYYVGKFQQTKVDQMRSNYSQTINNYLNTDQGKHIGLNWYYVKTLSTGLPIATFRTDNRYEFAKRITYFTSTLSAFINGSYILITILLIISFFVLILVVRRQIDATGSQNGLLRALGYRRRVLTFSYISYPLMIALIGGIVGYGTGISGQFTVKYLFGSYFNLPYGNFVFALLALVICVLFIFTLLTCVTMISGTIMMVSRTPLQLIRKEKTVSHGSFKKNVYKMFAIRKTFDARFQAVQLSNSIGKMVGVSLTMIISTIMITMSTTIPIILQNNIRYSYEVDNYKTLVEYNSPIYNLPTSFLRTYDPSQKPWDSKKSLLANTTNMTTDVNQYLTDFETGQINSENFAPTYQADDMRSLLYRNISKEFLQSNKLTSSNPGLSKAICSTTWGDYNDFGLNLLTKSTIEQYLRTTETAREHIDILEKSRLFYWKYRETIGLNIKRADYFDSRGNLNLNDKLRNNIFTQSDYKRDFEEGNQTITLANNHFRPALEQPLSVSFYDVLNSATGNEFNTRLKKTMYDLYNWIYAYFVENVNHCFIQGVYSCSPQTVRLKMQEAFNQNNGNFNLTFGVIPFNPLTDDRGTMINAELNSIEFKIYGISRTFKNQALTNKNGANLNEKLFTASNNIVLNETLSKRLNVTVGNQISPHLIRKALVDSNQGVTSDQILQGWDASDVTGDDAQAQGRVDKLMFNGDNKYKNKVIDENNEYVLESKIYALDPNFTKPSILNDKIVDGSYRVSNQTSNQTFTVIGITNQYGSPRAWINEDGAQQLLKYDKTRNYLLQLFLNEWMNSFIKNDPKLTSSRQKSLNLLEEFIKEHSSTPVDNLWNEFVEYWSVHQSSVNWIAVFENEYPIFNYKISNSAKIDDIETGLGTSQLFGDYSFYGLNGGIRSEISYPPYANSTFGSLMPIAEAQAILGNISKAVNGIIFFIIGISFVLGFMIIILTSNIVIAENQTIIATMKVLGYRNRYITKLVIGMYIPIIVIMTIAGFGFGWLFLIISNMILIRIGIVLPLFMDVMIPFIAIGSGLLLYFIAYLISWFNMNRINPLIAIMNAD, encoded by the coding sequence ATGACAGGTTTTAAGTTATTATTTAAAAACAATTTTAAAAACACGGTTAAAAATAAAATTCAATTTTTTGGTTTAGTTGTTTTAGTATTTTTGACTAGTTTTATTTTTACAATTATTGAGGTTTCTAAACAACGAGTAGAGAATAATTATAATACTTTTATTTCTGAACAATTAAGTAATCAACATGATTTTGCTGTTAGTTTTACTAATACTACTTATGTTAAAAATTCAAATGGGGAACCAGATCAGTTTGAAAAAATTACAGATAGTGGGGTTCGTCAAAACGCAATTTTAGAATTTATTAACGAACAATTAAAGAATCGAGATGAGCATTTTATTTATAATCGTGTTGAAGCACGAACATTTAGTTTGGGAAATAATAAAGTTATTAAAGCAGTAACATTAAGTCCTTATCAAGAAATTGATAAATTTATTGTTGCTAATGGAATGCCGTTAACTTTTTATATGAAATATTTATTATCGATTAATCAAGAAACAATGCATTGGATTTATTTTACCCCTGAGTTTGCTCGTAAAAATAATATTAAAATTAATGATATTATTCGATTACAACCCGATAGATATGGAACAACAATTAAAGTTGCTGATAGTGAATTAAAAGGTGTTGATTTAACTCCATATGAAAAAGAAGATATTAATAAATGATTGCCGAAATCACCATATTCAAATGAAAATTGGTTTCGAGTGGTTGGGTCTGGACAATCAGCGGATTATGTTACACCAATTATTGATGCAGTACATCCGTTTCCAAATATGAAAAATGAAGGAATTGCATATTTAGATCCGCGATTATTTGGTTTAGTTGAAGATACAGTTGAAGATACAGCTGGTAATAAATATCCTGTAACAAAGTTAGATTTAACAAAACAAATTTTAATTCCAGAAAGTCAATTAGAACGAGAAATTTATTATGTTGGAAAATTTCAGCAGACAAAAGTTGACCAAATGCGAAGTAATTATAGTCAAACAATTAATAATTATTTAAATACTGACCAGGGAAAACATATTGGTTTAAATTGATATTATGTTAAAACATTATCAACTGGTTTACCAATTGCTACGTTTCGGACAGATAATCGTTATGAATTTGCAAAACGAATTACATACTTTACGTCAACATTAAGTGCTTTTATTAATGGCTCTTATATTTTAATTACAATTTTACTAATTATTTCGTTTTTTGTATTAATTCTAGTTGTCCGTCGACAAATTGATGCAACTGGATCACAAAATGGATTGTTACGAGCATTAGGATATCGTCGTCGTGTATTAACCTTTAGTTATATTTCCTATCCATTAATGATTGCATTAATTGGTGGAATAGTTGGTTATGGAACGGGAATTAGTGGCCAATTTACTGTTAAATATTTATTTGGTTCATATTTTAATTTACCATATGGAAATTTTGTATTTGCACTATTAGCATTAGTAATTTGTGTTTTATTTATTTTCACTTTACTAACTTGTGTCACAATGATTAGTGGAACAATTATGATGGTTTCAAGAACACCGTTACAATTAATTCGTAAAGAAAAAACAGTTTCACATGGTAGTTTTAAAAAAAATGTTTATAAAATGTTTGCAATTCGCAAAACATTTGATGCACGATTTCAAGCAGTACAATTATCTAATTCAATCGGAAAAATGGTAGGGGTATCTTTAACAATGATTATTAGTACCATTATGATTACAATGTCAACAACAATTCCAATTATCTTACAAAATAATATTCGTTATTCATACGAAGTAGATAATTATAAAACCCTAGTTGAATATAATAGTCCGATTTATAATTTACCAACAAGTTTTTTGCGAACATATGATCCAAGTCAAAAACCATGAGATAGTAAAAAAAGTCTTTTAGCTAATACAACAAATATGACAACAGATGTTAATCAATATCTTACTGATTTTGAAACAGGGCAAATTAATTCTGAAAATTTTGCTCCAACTTATCAAGCAGATGATATGCGGTCATTGTTATATCGTAATATTTCAAAAGAATTTTTGCAAAGTAATAAATTAACTTCAAGTAATCCGGGTTTATCAAAAGCAATTTGTAGTACGACATGAGGTGATTACAATGATTTTGGTCTAAATCTTTTAACAAAATCAACCATTGAGCAATATTTACGGACAACAGAAACGGCTCGTGAACATATTGATATTTTAGAAAAATCTCGATTATTTTATTGAAAATATCGGGAAACTATTGGTTTAAACATTAAACGTGCAGATTATTTTGATTCACGAGGGAATTTAAATTTAAATGATAAGTTAAGAAACAATATTTTTACCCAAAGTGATTATAAACGAGATTTTGAAGAAGGAAACCAAACGATTACATTAGCTAATAATCATTTTCGTCCAGCATTAGAACAACCATTGTCTGTATCTTTTTATGATGTTTTAAATTCAGCAACAGGAAATGAGTTTAATACACGTTTAAAAAAAACAATGTATGATTTATATAATTGAATTTATGCTTACTTTGTAGAAAATGTTAATCATTGTTTTATTCAAGGAGTATATTCATGTTCTCCGCAAACTGTTCGGTTAAAAATGCAAGAAGCATTTAATCAAAACAATGGTAATTTTAATTTAACCTTCGGAGTAATTCCGTTTAATCCATTAACAGATGATCGGGGAACAATGATTAATGCTGAATTAAATAGTATTGAGTTTAAGATTTACGGAATTAGTCGCACATTTAAAAACCAAGCATTAACTAATAAAAATGGTGCGAATTTAAATGAAAAATTATTTACAGCAAGTAATAATATTGTTTTAAATGAAACATTATCTAAACGCTTAAATGTTACAGTTGGAAATCAAATTAGTCCGCATTTGATTCGCAAAGCATTAGTTGATAGTAACCAAGGTGTTACTTCTGATCAAATTTTACAAGGTTGAGATGCAAGTGATGTAACAGGTGATGATGCTCAAGCACAAGGACGAGTTGATAAATTAATGTTTAATGGGGATAATAAATATAAAAATAAGGTTATAGATGAAAATAATGAATATGTTTTAGAAAGTAAAATTTATGCACTTGACCCAAATTTTACAAAACCATCAATTTTAAACGATAAAATTGTTGATGGAAGTTATCGAGTAAGTAATCAAACGAGCAATCAAACTTTTACAGTTATTGGTATTACTAATCAATATGGTTCACCACGAGCTTGAATTAATGAAGATGGGGCACAACAATTACTAAAATATGATAAAACACGGAATTATTTATTACAATTATTTTTAAACGAATGAATGAATTCATTTATCAAGAACGATCCTAAATTAACATCATCAAGACAAAAGAGTTTAAACTTGTTAGAAGAATTTATTAAAGAGCATTCAAGTACACCTGTTGATAACTTATGAAATGAGTTTGTTGAATATTGAAGCGTACATCAAAGTTCAGTTAATTGAATTGCTGTCTTTGAAAATGAATATCCGATTTTTAATTATAAAATTTCTAATAGTGCTAAAATTGATGATATTGAAACAGGACTAGGAACAAGTCAATTATTTGGTGATTATAGTTTTTATGGTTTAAATGGTGGCATTAGAAGTGAAATTTCTTATCCACCATACGCAAATAGTACTTTTGGTAGTTTAATGCCAATTGCTGAAGCACAAGCAATTTTAGGAAATATTTCAAAAGCAGTTAATGGTATTATCTTCTTTATTATTGGAATTTCGTTTGTATTAGGTTTTATGATTATTATTTTAACAAGTAATATTGTTATTGCGGAAAACCAAACAATTATTGCAACAATGAAAGTATTAGGATATCGAAATCGTTATATCACAAAATTAGTTATTGGAATGTATATTCCCATTATTGTAATAATGACAATTGCCGGCTTTGGCTTTGGATGATTATTCTTAATTATTTCTAACATGATATTAATTCGAATTGGAATAGTTTTACCACTGTTTATGGATGTAATGATTCCATTTATTGCAATTGGAAGTGGATTATTATTATACTTTATTGCATATTTAATTAGTTGATTCAATATGAATCGAATTAATCCATTGATTGCAATTATGAATGCGGATTAA
- a CDS encoding IS3 family transposase (programmed frameshift) codes for MGNKTSYSEEFKKQIVMLYKNGKSVINLGQEYNLPKPTIYSWVKNYNNSGSFKAKDNRTLEENELIYLRKENKQSRMENDIFKASRTDNGQKITIINNNKTKYSVRKICKILGLSKSTYYYQTNKCINKQVNNYEQEIISAFNKSRKIYGARKIKVILNRKDIILSRRKIRFFMIKNNLVSKYTKLKYNNHKTTVNNDQINNILNRQFNNKKPNEVIVSDLTYVQVGAKWHYICLLIDLFNREIIGYSAGPNKTAELVQQAFHKITRPLNQITLFHTDRGNEFKNKIIDEILITFNIKRSLSNKGCPYDNAVAETTYKTFKTEFIKGKKFKNLTQLKYELFDFVHWYNNIRIHGSLNYLSPVTFRKQMSI; via the exons ATGGGAAATAAAACTTCATACTCTGAAGAATTTAAAAAACAAATTGTCATGCTATATAAAAATGGTAAAAGTGTTATTAATCTAGGGCAAGAATATAATTTACCAAAACCAACTATTTATAGTTGAGTTAAAAATTATAATAATTCTGGTTCATTTAAAGCAAAAGACAATCGCACACTAGAAGAAAATGAATTAATTTACTTGCGAAAAGAAAACAAACAATCACGAATGGAAAATGACATTT TTAAAGCAAGCCGCACTGATAATGGCCAAAAAATAACAATAATTAATAACAACAAAACAAAATATTCAGTAAGAAAAATATGTAAGATTTTGGGTTTATCAAAATCAACGTATTATTATCAAACTAATAAATGTATTAACAAGCAAGTTAATAATTATGAACAAGAAATTATCAGTGCCTTTAATAAAAGTCGCAAAATTTATGGGGCTCGCAAAATTAAAGTTATTTTAAACAGAAAAGATATCATCTTATCGCGGCGAAAAATCAGATTCTTTATGATCAAAAATAATTTGGTTTCTAAATACACCAAATTAAAATATAATAATCATAAAACAACAGTCAATAATGACCAAATTAATAATATTTTAAATCGTCAATTTAACAACAAAAAACCTAATGAAGTTATTGTTAGTGATTTAACATATGTTCAAGTTGGCGCTAAATGACATTATATTTGTTTATTAATTGACTTGTTTAATCGTGAAATAATTGGTTATAGTGCTGGGCCGAATAAAACAGCCGAACTGGTCCAACAAGCTTTTCATAAAATAACACGACCATTAAATCAAATAACTCTATTTCATACTGATCGTGGTAATGAGTTTAAAAATAAAATCATTGATGAAATTTTAATAACTTTTAATATTAAAAGATCATTAAGCAATAAAGGCTGCCCTTATGATAATGCTGTGGCTGAAACAACTTACAAAACTTTTAAAACTGAATTTATTAAGGGTAAAAAATTTAAAAATTTAACACAATTAAAATACGAACTTTTTGATTTTGTGCATTGATATAACAATATTCGAATTCATGGCAGTTTAAATTATTTATCTCCAGTTACTTTTAGAAAACAAATGTCTATATAA